From Punica granatum isolate Tunisia-2019 chromosome 1, ASM765513v2, whole genome shotgun sequence:
AATCATATATTTGGTCTAATGTGGGTAACGTGCTGCTAAATTTGGGAAATTTGAGAGTTTATGCTAGATTTGGGAATTGAGTACAAGTTTATAATTTTTGACGTGATTAACCCTAGAAAAAacccaaaattttcaaaaacaattttcaattttgtcatagattttgttttgtattgaaaaaaatcatatattttcataatgtCTCGAAAATAGCCTCAAGAATAACAAGAAACGATTGTAACCTCTTTGTTTTGCGAGAGATCCACGATTGAAACCTCTTTATTTTGCTATATTATTGATGCGATCGTAAAAGTCCAAAATTTTATCTCGAAACACCAATCCATGGGTTGACATTGAAGAAACAATATTAACTCGAGAAGCAAAATGTGCAAAAATTTATCTCGAGTATAAATCTAGAAGTTGTATACTTGCCCTTGCTATCCAATCAAACTGAATCCCGAGTACAATGATAATCCGTTCATTACTTTATGCTCTTAAATGACCTATTTGCTTCAATTCTTTCTTGGATTGCCTGGTCTGCATATGTTTAGAACCGGCACATAAATCCATATGGTGAGAAAATACCAATAAAAATTTGCCAACTCAAATGTGGGGCCCATCGATGCCTCTTCCACTTAACTCCGTCAATGAGTTAGTTCTGTTacttcttttgaaaaaaaaaggtagcttctctctcttccctcaTATCTCACTGTCCTCTGTCACCTTTGGTCTTCTTCGACTATCCTCTCTCTgcctttctctctttctctctctctctctctcctatCACCGATTTCCCCTCTCTCGTCTTCTCTCTACAAAACATGGTCACACCATTCCGTTCAATGACCACTGCATCCTCTTTCTCTAAAAAAGCGAGAGAAACCACAGTTCGGGAGTTCTGAATATGTGGCAAACCGGCCACCAGCTAGTCGCCTGTGATCGGATTCCCTCAGCTTGTTCCTCCTCAAAGCACCGGTCCCTCCATCCCACCTTTTCCTCTCCATTACTATTCCCACAGGAATCGGATTGTTCCAAGTTCTTGCAGGATCGGattatttatagatttggatgATATATGATCCATGATTTTGTTCTGGGGTTAGGAGAATTTGGGCATCGAAGATAGTTTAGAATTTGGGTTTACAAAGTCCAAGTTCCCTTCTTGATTTGCTCCTAGTGTactaataaatagttgaattGATCGGATTGAATGCTCtacaacttttattttttgcacaCAATCGGTTATGGTCGTGAAGAAGAACCATAAGAGAGATGAAAGTCGAACAAAAGAAGacaaaggaagagagagaagtgaGAGAGGacggaagagagagaagatgcTAAACatttcttttctaaaaataaacatgaaaCATTTCCTCACCATATAGACTTATGTGCTGGTGAGGTTGGACCAACCAATATTCTCTCCACAAATATATAACTAAATAATCATATCGGGCTCCGGTTGACGTCAAATGTTTCTTATAATAGGCCCTTGAAGTTATTTTTGAGGCTTTTtgaaaacttatgatttttataattacaaaataaaattcgtgacaaaattgagaaattttttgtaatttagatttttttatgtaaGGGATAATGAGAGTGATGAGATGATATGTAAATATGGTGGGTCCTATAGCATTCACATAGGCAAATGGAAAATGATAACGGAAGTTGTAACTGTAGGTCATTTATGAAACATTTTGAAAACGTGTGGTTTTTTATgttgcaaaataaaatttaggataaaattgagaatatttaaaaaattagtttctttttggTAATTTATCCAAATAACTTTAACCGAAATAGgattaataagaaatatatcTTAACCATATATGTGGTCACAAACTCAAGAAAAAGAATACTAACTAAACCTTTATTAAATGGaaacattttatattatttatatgctTCAATCATCATTTCACCATCCCTCGCAACTACTATTGTACAGGCCTTCGTCTAGTTTTATAACTAAGCCCAACCTTCGCCTTGATTGTACATTTATGTAAATATAGAGGAGCATCCATTGAAAAGCAGATCTCCTTCATATGGATCGATCTATTGCTAGTACcaatttgaaaaatgtattcCAAACGAGAATTTTCCCAATTTCAAGGTATGAAGTTGCGAGGGATGTCAAACTTCGGGGTGTGATTTAGCCAGACATAAACTTCAAGATACGAAAgataatttttcctttcttgctccgtcttctctctctctcgcatCCGCAGCTcagctgtgagttggaagaagACGTCACTCAGCTCTCTGCAAAAGAAGGCATTGAATCTTCTTCGAGCAGATAGGAGAAGAGATCAACAATGGATGCTCTGAggaagcaagcaagcaagctcCGAGAGCAAGTCACCAAACAGCAACAGGTCCCCCGCTGCCACTTTTTTGACTTTTCCGTTTCTTCCATCTGTTTCTGCGTCTGTAGCTGGCTACTCAGCGTCTGAACTGAAACGGTGAATTCAAATCGTGACTTTGTTCAATTATCTTATTCTGGGTGATTCTTATTGGCAATTCAATTATGCGGTCGGATCAGGTCAATGTAGTCCAGTGGAGGCAGTTGCTAGTGTGACATTGATGCGTTCGCTCTGAAAATGTGTGGAATTTAGGGATTATTTGCTGGATTTATGTATAATTCGAGAACCTTAAGTGGTGATTTGATATTCGAGTTGAGCATGGGGCAACAACGGGGAGGGGGACCGAATCCTGCAGAAGATAAATCGCTTACCATCTCATTTCTCAGATAAACGGATCGGATTCCTGTTAACTATGATATCATCTTTATGTTGTCCGTTTTTGGCAAATTTCCAGCTTGAAATTACCAAATTCATCTTTGGATAGGTGTTAATTGTTTTATGCTCGCGTTGTAGAGTAGACCTGCAATTGTACTTTTTGGATTGGTATATATGCTTTAGCTGTTGAAAGAGGTATTCGTAGAGAAGTTCGAGGATGTTGGCTTTCTTTTTGATGAaattggcttttttttttgttttgactCTGCTACAAATGTGGAATGCAGGCTGTTATAAAGCAGTTCAGTGGGACTGGCTATGAAAGTTCAGCTGTGATGGTTATTGACGAAATTGAGATGCAGAGACATCAACAGCTAGATAAACTTTACAAGGCCACTCGAGCAGGAAGGGTAAAGTTGTCGAAACTCTTCAACTGTCGTGCTGATTTATCCTGATCAGGGTGGTCATTTTATAATCCTTTAGTTGAATTGGTGGTTCTTATATTGCTGTTGATAAATCAAATTTGCCTATACATTCGTTCCTTCACTTTGAATGTTGTGTAACTCCTGATAGAGAACAATGCAATCGGCGAGCAGAGCTGGTGAATTGCTCATTACGATGCACATCGTGCTAGTATCAGGAATAGGCTGGCATCAAGAATCTTAAGTTATGTAAATTATGGAATTCAATCAAGAGATTACTTTGAAAAGGAATGGCTTCGCACATAAATAAATGTTGATCCTTAAGATCCTATACATTTCAAGTTCACGTATGCTGCGAAGTATGCTATGTATTGTTTTCGCCTTCCAAAGCACCAAATTGCtttgtttctcctttttttttttaaattttgatagTGGTGCCTAACTGATCATTTCTGTAAGTGCCAGCTTTGAGATCTTGGAAAATTTCTATTCAGACTACTTTTGTAACTGTCGCTTGTATATCTCAGGAATTTCAAAAAGATATTGTAAAGGCAGCAGAAGGATTTACAGCAATAGGTTATAAAAATATTGAGACAGGTATCACAAGCCCGATTTCCTCAGCAGCCACTTTATGTGTTTtattctataaataattatgttagTAAATTAAGTTTAgttttttcttctcatttGCCCTGTCAATCAAGtagcatttttttaaaagtttttgtAGCCTTGCAATTGATTTCTGGCTATACTTAAAGTTTCATTTTTGCTGTTTTCAATTAATATCTATATTGGTCAGGGTCCAAGTTATCTGAAGACTGCTGCAAGTACGGAGCTGAAAATATTAATGACAATATTTTAGCAAAGGCAGCCGCTATATATGGTGATGCCCGTAAACATGTagaaaaagaacaagaagacTATAATAAGCTGTTATATTCTCAGGTCAGTGCTTTATCAGCTTCTTCCATCTAATAGAGTCTGAAACTAACATCTTTTTACCCCTCTTGGTGCAGATTTTCTGCAACTTATGTCTTTTGCTTATATCGACACGTTTAATCATTTCCTAGGGAACCACTTTGGGTCATATAAGTGTTTCAAAGTTACCtgaaattgtaatttcttGTATAAAGGTTTTAATTGTATATAGCTCTACATTTATAGGGCCAATTCAATATTTACCACATTGAATCTTGTTCAATATGAATCTTAACTTTCTACCATTTTCAGATTTTGGAACCCCTGAGAGCAATGATAATGGGCGCTCCTTTAGAAGATGCCCGTCATCTCGCTCAACGTTATAGCCGTATGAGACAGGAAGCAGAGTTGCAGGTAATCAGAAACTATGTTGtccttattattttctttccatcaatgAATCTTGGCTGTCACTGAGTTTCTGCTGGAACTCATTTTCTGCTAAATTTCATGGTTTGTGTGGCCTAGTGCGTGAGGTCATTCTTAATGATGGATTGGGAAAGTTTGCAGGCTACAGAAATTTCTAGAAGGCAAGCAAGGGTCCGCGAATCTCCCATTCCTGACAATGTTGCCAAGCTGCATGTCGCTGAAGCGAAGATGCAGGAAATTAAAGCTAACATGGCAATTCTTGGTAAGGAAGCTGCATCAGCATTGGCTGCTGTAGAAGCACAGCAACAAAGGCTTACTTTCCAGAGGCTAGTTTCCATGGTAGATGCCCAAAAATATACCATAAAGTCAATTTATATTTCTGATGATTCATTTTCCCTCTGTTACATTCTCTGTTGGGCTTCATCTCGGCAGGTCGAAGGAGAAAAGACCTTCCATCTCAGAGTAGCTGCTATACTTGGTGAGGTTGAAGCTGAGGTTGGTTCCGGGCCATATTTTTCTCAATGagtttgttttcttttacCAAGGAAATGTAGTGCTATATCTTGATTTTGAACTTGTCTGCAGATGGTTTCGGAGAAGCAGCATAAGGAGTCTGCTCCTCCTGTTTCAACAGAGATTCACACAGAGAAGACATCATACTTCTTAGCTGAGGTTTGTCTAAACAATTCAGAAAATTTATCTATGTTATAGAAATAATGTTTAATGCTCAACCAGTAACTCTATTAAAATACTTTTATAGTGAGTATTCCAAGGAAAGGAGTGTTGGAGATTAATGCAATTGCCTATTTGAGTTGAGTGGCATAAGTTTGGAAAGTAAAGAAGTTAAGGTTTGGATAAGGTGAAACTCTACTTTCCAGCTTTTAAAAGAGAAATGCTTTTGAATACTTTTCCTAGGAGATAATCAACAGCAGTAAGAAATTCATATTTGAGAAATTGaggtgaaaattgaaatttgctGACGCATCGCTTCTTTGTAATAATCTTagcatttaaaaatatttgataatGACGGATGCCTGGGCTTCGCCCTACTGAGGCTACATGATTGGTATACAGTCATGTAGGCTGTGCAGGTGGCTCCATATGGAGTGTACACCTGCATGGCTTCTCAAATGGCCCAATGAATATGTATGAATCCCACTAAACAGTAGTAActcaaaaaaattacaattattcTACAGCTACCAATCGAGTGGATATTGGAAGTTACAACCAATTTGAAGGCTCTTCAGTATTTTGTTGTAACGTTCAGTTTTTCTCATATATAGAGGTTGGCACTGCATAATATTTGTCAAAACTTTCGATGGAGAACAAAATTGTGAACCTCAGAGATCACTGACTGTTTTCATGTTTGCTATTGCAGGCAATGCATCCTTTCAGTGCCGAGACAGAAAAAGAACTAAGCCTGGAAGTGGGTGACTATGTAGTTGTTCGAAAGGTATTGTTCTGTCGATGAATTTGTTGGATAGATAGGTTGACCCAGCAGTAAACAAGATGATGTTGAAGAGCATCTCTGAGCAAGTCACATACAAAGTTTCACCACATATGGCcagttttaatttt
This genomic window contains:
- the LOC116190973 gene encoding SH3 domain-containing protein 3 isoform X1, producing MDALRKQASKLREQVTKQQQAVIKQFSGTGYESSAVMVIDEIEMQRHQQLDKLYKATRAGREFQKDIVKAAEGFTAIGYKNIETGSKLSEDCCKYGAENINDNILAKAAAIYGDARKHVEKEQEDYNKLLYSQILEPLRAMIMGAPLEDARHLAQRYSRMRQEAELQATEISRRQARVRESPIPDNVAKLHVAEAKMQEIKANMAILGKEAASALAAVEAQQQRLTFQRLVSMVEGEKTFHLRVAAILGEVEAEMVSEKQHKESAPPVSTEIHTEKTSYFLAEAMHPFSAETEKELSLEVGDYVVVRKVSPSGWSEGECKGKAGWFPSAYVEKRQRVPTSNGTTEAY
- the LOC116190973 gene encoding SH3 domain-containing protein 3 isoform X2, producing the protein MDALRKQASKLREQVTKQQQAVIKQFSGTGYESSAVMVIDEIEMQRHQQLDKLYKATRAGREFQKDIVKAAEGFTAIGYKNIETGSKLSEDCCKYGAENINDNILAKAAAIYGDARKHVEKEQEDYNKLLYSQILEPLRAMIMGAPLEDARHLAQRYSRMRQEAELQATEISRRQARVRESPIPDNVAKLHVAEAKMQEIKANMAILGKEAASALAAVEAQQQRLTFQRLVSMVEGEKTFHLRVAAILGEVEAEMVSEKQHKESAPPVSTEIHTEKTSYFLAELPIEWILEVTTNLKALQYFVVTFSFSHI